A single genomic interval of bacterium harbors:
- a CDS encoding valine--tRNA ligase, with protein MAMQKKYDTQATETQYAQEWCEQKIYHCDKNSFTLWAVDTPPPTVSGTLHIGHVFSYTQTDICVRYRRMQGHAVFYPFGFDDNGLPTERYVEKKCEVRSYTMKRSDFIALCLRESQEAAGQFKSLWQRLGISADWSNTYSTISDRSRYISQLSFLKLLQKDLVYRRYEPALYCTSCRTSVAQAELDDAVLPSTFNTIVFKTADEQQLLVATTRPELLPSCVALLFHPSDKRYAHLYKQQAKVPLFDIQVPILSDEKVDPEKGTGLVMVCTFGDTTDIEWYKKHHFSYIQSIGLDGKMTAQANQYQGLTVAAARQKIIQDLHEHGLLTEQKQITHAVSVHERCQMPVEYMLLAQWFVRILDYKKDFIALADKLDWKPTFMKARYVDWVEHLQWDWCVSRQRMYGIPFPVWHCQACQAIIPAEVKQLPVDPQELALAACPKCKSDNVLPDSDVMDTWNTSSLTPYIVKDLYQRMADPFSDHAAFLPMAMRPQAHDIIRTWAFDTIVKAFFHERKLPWKTIVISGHVLSEKNEKISKSKGNENKKPENLLKEFGADAVRYWTASATLGHDVAFSPDQIRQGSRLVTKLWNAFLFAEPHIQSVDPKKEMPEKGFINEWLLHELTLTEKRYHELMHSYEFGPALQQVEQFFWTIYCDNYIELVKHSLFNPDLYPAHQVDATRWTLAHVGLRLLQLYAPYIPFVTEAIFKDLYAARLELASLHQTEFAQYQTPYVFEKSASAGQLLVMLVSQVRKLKTQQQLSLKAPLARLLICVKSQEYVDLFQEHLTMLNGVTHAQEIKIYVENRLTDYHPSIGSSVISSESVLIEREGLWYMHVVV; from the coding sequence ATGGCGATGCAAAAAAAATATGATACGCAAGCAACCGAAACTCAGTATGCACAGGAGTGGTGCGAGCAAAAGATCTATCATTGTGATAAAAATAGTTTCACATTATGGGCGGTAGACACACCCCCCCCAACCGTTTCTGGAACATTGCATATTGGGCATGTATTTTCATACACACAGACCGATATCTGTGTGCGTTATCGCAGAATGCAAGGCCATGCAGTTTTTTATCCCTTTGGCTTTGATGATAATGGCTTGCCAACTGAACGGTATGTTGAAAAAAAATGTGAAGTACGATCGTACACCATGAAACGTTCAGACTTTATCGCACTCTGTTTACGTGAGTCACAAGAGGCGGCAGGGCAGTTTAAATCATTGTGGCAGCGATTAGGCATTTCTGCGGACTGGTCAAACACGTATAGCACTATTTCAGATCGTTCACGCTACATTTCACAACTTTCCTTCTTAAAACTTTTGCAAAAAGATCTGGTCTATCGACGGTACGAGCCTGCATTATATTGCACATCATGCAGAACGTCAGTTGCACAAGCAGAGCTTGATGACGCTGTTTTGCCAAGTACCTTTAATACGATTGTTTTCAAAACAGCAGACGAACAGCAGCTGCTGGTTGCAACAACCAGACCTGAGCTATTGCCTTCATGTGTTGCGCTCCTCTTTCATCCGTCTGACAAACGGTATGCGCATCTGTATAAACAGCAGGCAAAAGTTCCACTTTTTGATATACAGGTGCCAATCCTGTCCGATGAAAAAGTTGATCCTGAAAAAGGGACGGGACTTGTAATGGTCTGTACGTTTGGTGATACTACCGATATTGAATGGTACAAAAAACATCACTTTTCGTATATTCAATCAATCGGTCTTGATGGTAAAATGACTGCGCAGGCGAATCAATATCAAGGATTGACCGTTGCTGCTGCACGGCAGAAAATTATCCAAGATCTGCACGAGCACGGATTGCTAACCGAGCAAAAACAGATCACGCACGCAGTCAGTGTGCATGAACGATGTCAGATGCCTGTTGAATATATGCTACTTGCGCAGTGGTTTGTGCGTATTTTAGACTATAAAAAAGATTTTATTGCGCTTGCTGATAAACTTGACTGGAAACCTACATTCATGAAAGCTCGCTACGTTGATTGGGTCGAGCACCTGCAGTGGGACTGGTGCGTTTCGCGACAACGAATGTACGGGATACCATTCCCGGTATGGCACTGCCAAGCATGTCAAGCAATCATTCCAGCTGAAGTCAAACAGTTGCCTGTCGATCCGCAGGAGCTTGCCCTTGCTGCATGTCCAAAATGCAAAAGCGATAACGTATTACCCGATTCTGATGTGATGGATACGTGGAACACCTCATCGTTGACACCATATATTGTCAAAGATCTGTACCAGCGAATGGCTGATCCATTTTCTGATCACGCTGCATTTTTGCCGATGGCAATGCGGCCTCAAGCACATGACATTATTCGTACGTGGGCATTTGATACGATCGTCAAAGCATTTTTTCATGAACGGAAGCTGCCCTGGAAAACGATCGTTATTTCTGGGCATGTGTTGAGTGAAAAAAATGAAAAGATCTCAAAATCAAAAGGTAATGAAAATAAAAAGCCGGAAAATCTGTTGAAAGAGTTCGGTGCAGACGCAGTACGTTACTGGACCGCATCTGCAACACTTGGTCACGATGTTGCGTTTTCGCCTGATCAGATCAGGCAAGGCAGTCGATTGGTAACAAAACTATGGAATGCGTTTCTGTTTGCAGAGCCACATATTCAGTCAGTTGATCCGAAAAAAGAGATGCCGGAAAAAGGTTTTATCAACGAATGGCTTTTGCATGAACTTACGTTGACTGAAAAGCGATATCATGAGTTAATGCACAGTTATGAGTTTGGGCCGGCGCTACAACAGGTTGAGCAGTTTTTCTGGACAATCTACTGCGACAACTATATTGAACTTGTCAAACATAGCCTGTTCAATCCAGACCTGTATCCTGCACACCAGGTTGATGCGACACGTTGGACACTGGCACATGTTGGACTGCGACTGCTGCAACTTTATGCACCCTATATTCCGTTCGTGACAGAAGCCATCTTCAAAGATCTGTATGCTGCACGACTTGAACTGGCTTCGCTCCATCAGACCGAGTTTGCACAGTATCAAACACCGTATGTGTTTGAAAAAAGTGCGAGCGCAGGACAGCTGCTGGTCATGCTGGTATCGCAAGTCCGCAAACTCAAAACACAGCAACAACTCTCATTAAAAGCGCCACTGGCCAGACTTTTGATTTGTGTAAAATCGCAAGAGTATGTTGACCTGTTCCAAGAACATCTGACCATGTTGAACGGGGTAACGCATGCACAGGAGATCAAAATCTATGTTGAAAATCGGCTGACCGATTACCATCCTTCTATTGGTTCATCGGTCATATCATCTGAATCGGTTTTGATTGAACGTGAAGGATTATGGTATATGCATGTGGTTGTCTGA